The Gemmatimonadota bacterium genome contains the following window.
GGAGCAAGTTATGCACACCTCACCTTGGCCTCAAAGAGAGGAGACCGGTTTCACTGAACCGGTTTATCCTGCCTACAATATTTCCTGGATTGATGCACAAGATTTCGCGAAAAAGTTGACGGACCTTCAAAATGACGGCATATACCGCTTACCAACCTCAATGGAATGGGAATATGCCAGTCGAGCGGGTGCAGCAACATCATTCTGGTTCTTTGGCAGTAGCCCTGATTCTCTAAGTGACTATGCCTGGTGGGATAAGAATGTGGATAGCGCGCAAATCGTGGGTACTAAATTACCCAATCCCTGGGGATTTTATGATATATATGGCAATGTATGGGAGTGGACACAGAGTGGACGCAGTTCGTATCTCTTAGGTAATCAATATTATTTGAAAGGCGGCAGTTATGATACGA
Protein-coding sequences here:
- a CDS encoding formylglycine-generating enzyme family protein gives rise to the protein MKCFWCILLAFCILSCGGNSTGPEPEPITEPEPEPIPKPRTSDLIIDLPGGVRMAFIWVEPDTLIVEGIGFSILEIPKGFYLGKYELTQQQWEQVMHTSPWPQREETGFTEPVYPAYNISWIDAQDFAKKLTDLQNDGIYRLPTSMEWEYASRAGAATSFWFFGSSPDSLSDYAWWDKNVDSAQIVGTKLPNPWGFYDIYGNVWEWTQSGRSSYLLGNQYYLKGGSYDTTPAYKASSIWFILVPATTRDPQLGVRILREGPKVSQP